One genomic segment of Arthrobacter sp. zg-Y1110 includes these proteins:
- the soxR gene encoding redox-sensitive transcriptional activator SoxR encodes MNQPPRQLLAIGEVAERAGISVPAVRYYEERGLIVSQRTSSNQRQFPRHVLRRLAVISAGRRIGLSLEEVGVALGALPADRAPTRSEWAAMSADWSRMVAGRIRVLQALQASLDGCIGCGCLSRDRCGIFNPGDQAALVGPGSRWEREARGEAGTGFAS; translated from the coding sequence GTGAACCAACCACCACGCCAACTGCTGGCTATCGGCGAGGTGGCGGAGCGTGCCGGAATTTCAGTTCCTGCCGTCCGCTACTACGAAGAGCGTGGATTGATCGTTTCCCAACGCACCAGCAGCAACCAGAGACAGTTCCCGCGCCACGTCCTGCGTCGGCTGGCTGTCATCTCCGCAGGCCGTCGTATCGGTTTGTCGCTCGAGGAAGTGGGTGTTGCCCTGGGCGCCCTACCTGCGGACCGGGCGCCCACGAGGAGCGAGTGGGCCGCCATGAGTGCCGACTGGTCACGGATGGTCGCCGGAAGAATCCGCGTGCTGCAGGCATTGCAGGCATCCCTTGACGGCTGCATCGGATGTGGATGCCTGTCCCGGGACAGGTGCGGGATTTTCAACCCCGGCGACCAGGCCGCACTGGTGGGACCCGGCTCCCGCTGGGAGCGCGAGGCCCGCGGTGAAGCCGGAACTGGTTTCGCATCATGA
- a CDS encoding TetR/AcrR family transcriptional regulator yields MPGLHPLKPHRHSPSDEPRITRTRDALEAGLWELLRDHELAEISVAALCRQAGVHRTTFYGHHRNIFDFAGSVYAGVVDRLGTVELDQRGTGRTIAEIGDLYVESIRQILQHTKAEQRVYRALFHTETFLGILADQLNVRILLALHVWRAHNAPPPALDLDATAAFLGGAYASWFEQWVVSDDDDVEARLATLRHLLPCWWPRDGFPED; encoded by the coding sequence ATGCCCGGACTGCACCCCCTGAAGCCGCATCGGCACTCACCGTCGGATGAGCCGAGGATAACGCGCACCCGGGATGCGCTCGAGGCAGGCCTGTGGGAGCTGCTTCGGGACCACGAACTCGCGGAGATCAGCGTGGCTGCACTCTGCCGGCAGGCCGGGGTGCACCGCACCACCTTCTACGGACACCACAGGAACATTTTCGACTTCGCCGGTTCGGTATACGCCGGCGTCGTGGACCGGCTTGGCACAGTTGAACTGGACCAACGCGGCACCGGCCGGACAATCGCGGAGATCGGGGACCTGTACGTCGAGTCCATCCGGCAGATCCTGCAGCACACCAAGGCAGAACAGCGGGTCTACCGGGCACTTTTTCACACCGAGACCTTCCTCGGCATCCTCGCCGACCAGCTAAACGTGCGGATTCTTCTGGCACTGCATGTCTGGCGGGCGCACAACGCGCCGCCCCCGGCCCTGGACCTGGACGCGACCGCGGCCTTCCTGGGCGGCGCCTATGCCTCCTGGTTCGAACAGTGGGTGGTCAGTGACGACGACGACGTCGAAGCCCGGCTGGCCACGCTGCGTCACCTGCTCCCGTGCTGGTGGCCGAGGGACGGCTTCCCGGAGGACTAG
- a CDS encoding carbohydrate ABC transporter permease has product MSTLVERQQVRARKAATEREGGGMSSAEGWRRRLPLLPALIFTLIVTQVPFLFTIWYSLQNWNLLRPEGNQFVGLGNYIDIFSDSTFRGAALNSVLFTVACVFFAMLLGIIFALLLDRSFAGRGVVRTLLITPFLIMPVASSLLWSISILNPSYGLLNWIIGLVGIPPVDWTSQHPIVSILMALVWQWTPFMMLLVLSGLQAQSKDVLEAAQVDGAGWWRTFISVTLPQLRRYIELGVLLGAIYVVNTFDQIYLMTAGGPGTASANLPFYIYQRAFLGFDIGQAAAMGVVVVIATIIVATLALRLIFKSFDVKD; this is encoded by the coding sequence ATGTCCACGTTGGTTGAGCGGCAACAGGTCCGCGCCAGGAAGGCCGCAACGGAGCGGGAGGGCGGGGGAATGTCCTCCGCCGAGGGATGGCGGCGGCGCCTGCCGTTGTTGCCGGCCCTGATTTTCACATTGATCGTGACGCAGGTGCCCTTCCTCTTTACCATCTGGTACTCCCTGCAGAACTGGAACCTGCTGCGGCCGGAGGGTAACCAGTTTGTGGGGCTGGGGAACTACATCGATATTTTCTCCGACTCCACGTTCCGCGGGGCGGCGCTGAACAGCGTCCTCTTCACCGTGGCCTGTGTTTTCTTCGCGATGTTGCTGGGCATCATCTTCGCCCTGCTGCTGGACCGCAGTTTCGCCGGCCGGGGAGTGGTGCGTACCCTGCTGATCACCCCGTTCCTGATCATGCCGGTGGCCAGCTCCCTGCTGTGGTCCATTTCAATCCTCAATCCGAGCTACGGCCTGCTGAACTGGATCATCGGACTGGTGGGCATCCCGCCGGTGGACTGGACGTCGCAGCACCCGATCGTGTCCATCCTGATGGCGCTGGTGTGGCAGTGGACGCCGTTCATGATGCTGCTGGTCCTGTCCGGGCTGCAGGCGCAGTCGAAGGACGTGCTGGAGGCAGCGCAGGTGGACGGCGCGGGGTGGTGGCGGACGTTCATCTCGGTGACGTTGCCGCAGCTGCGCCGGTACATCGAACTCGGAGTCCTGCTTGGCGCCATCTATGTGGTGAATACCTTCGACCAGATCTACCTCATGACCGCCGGCGGGCCCGGGACGGCCAGTGCAAACCTGCCGTTCTACATCTACCAGCGGGCTTTCCTTGGCTTTGACATCGGCCAGGCCGCTGCCATGGGCGTGGTGGTTGTTATTGCCACCATCATTGTGGCCACCCTGGCCCTCCGCCTGATTTTCAAGAGCTTCGACGTAAAGGACTGA
- a CDS encoding sugar ABC transporter substrate-binding protein — MRFRRSRGNRNHRRYRLRAGLASAAAAALVLTGCGGSEAEGRDEIVVAIVSNPQMQDAITLQDEFKAQYPDIDVSFVSLPENEARAKITASVATQGGEFDVVMISNYETPMWAENGWITNLQDYADSTEGYDPDDFVPTIREALSYEGDLYSVPFYGESSFLVYRQDLFDEAGLTMPESPTWDDIRGFAEALNDPENNMSGVCLRGLAGWGEVMAPLDTMINTYGGRWFDEDWNARLDEPVVEEAVTDYVDLVQNYGQAGAATSGYGDCLTLYSQGNTAMWYDATAMVSAIEDPASSLVVGKSGYAPAPVKETESAGWLYSWSLAIPTTSNSKDAAWDFVSWMTDKEYIQLVGEEIGWERVPPGSRLSTYEIPEYAEVAEAYAEPTLDAMAGASQENSMVRGVPYTGLQFVGIPEFQDLGTRVGQQISAAIAGQQTVQEALEQSQGYAETVAESYQDGAG, encoded by the coding sequence ATGAGATTTCGACGCAGCAGGGGGAATCGCAACCACCGCCGTTACCGGCTTCGAGCGGGTTTGGCCTCCGCGGCAGCAGCCGCCCTGGTGCTGACCGGCTGCGGCGGTTCTGAGGCGGAGGGCAGGGATGAGATTGTCGTAGCAATTGTCTCCAACCCGCAGATGCAGGACGCAATCACGCTCCAGGACGAATTCAAGGCCCAGTATCCGGACATTGACGTCAGCTTTGTATCCCTTCCCGAAAACGAGGCGCGAGCGAAAATCACCGCCTCTGTTGCCACACAGGGCGGGGAATTCGATGTCGTGATGATCTCCAATTACGAAACGCCGATGTGGGCGGAAAACGGCTGGATCACTAATCTCCAGGACTATGCCGATTCCACCGAAGGATATGATCCCGACGATTTCGTCCCCACTATCCGTGAGGCGCTGAGTTACGAGGGAGACCTCTACTCCGTTCCGTTCTACGGTGAATCCTCCTTCCTCGTCTACCGGCAGGACCTGTTCGACGAAGCAGGCCTGACCATGCCGGAAAGCCCCACCTGGGACGACATCCGCGGCTTCGCCGAAGCACTCAACGATCCGGAGAACAATATGTCCGGTGTCTGTCTGCGCGGGCTGGCCGGCTGGGGTGAGGTCATGGCGCCGCTGGACACCATGATCAACACCTACGGCGGCCGGTGGTTCGACGAGGACTGGAATGCCCGTTTGGATGAGCCCGTAGTGGAAGAAGCCGTCACCGATTATGTGGACCTGGTGCAGAACTACGGGCAGGCCGGTGCCGCCACCAGCGGCTACGGGGACTGCCTGACCCTCTACAGCCAGGGAAATACGGCCATGTGGTACGACGCCACGGCCATGGTTTCCGCCATTGAGGACCCGGCGTCTTCACTCGTAGTCGGGAAAAGCGGATACGCGCCGGCACCCGTCAAGGAGACGGAGTCCGCCGGCTGGCTTTACAGCTGGTCCCTGGCCATCCCCACCACCAGCAACTCCAAGGACGCTGCCTGGGACTTTGTTTCCTGGATGACGGATAAGGAATACATCCAGCTTGTGGGCGAGGAGATCGGCTGGGAACGGGTGCCGCCGGGCAGCCGGCTCTCCACCTATGAGATCCCCGAATACGCCGAGGTGGCCGAGGCCTATGCCGAGCCGACCTTGGATGCGATGGCCGGGGCATCCCAGGAAAACAGCATGGTCCGCGGTGTGCCCTACACCGGCCTCCAGTTTGTCGGTATCCCGGAGTTCCAGGATCTGGGCACGCGGGTGGGGCAGCAGATATCGGCGGCCATAGCCGGGCAGCAGACAGTCCAAGAAGCGCTGGAACAATCCCAGGGCTACGCCGAAACGGTGGCGGAAAGCTACCAGGACGGAGCGGGTTAA
- a CDS encoding sensor histidine kinase, with amino-acid sequence MTQFLNYTRTWGAPAAAAVFLVLWIIGEAGRMGGDFLTWSGVFPLLAFTLAIGLASRFAYAAMLIPAAVLGAQLLRAVPPLEPNTWPIYLGSAVVLFFAAFSGDKWQRVAGIATAPFLAATMSYLMLNRSYSGGVGWLPVYGVSWHTMRDFWILYTSFLLVLLTVGWLAGYALRGWEERRTLSAERTAAVDTLKATEVDLIVEQERTRISRDLHDVLAHSLAVIAAQADGSRYLGKDQPQPVLDALENIASSARRALTDAQRVIEGVGDGGSALPQPRLEDIEKLLEQQGSSLLVERTESGTPVELPEGQQMAVFRIVQESLTNALRHGGTGTRVTVHLDWSGPGLSLQIASYADRPGKPATGAITTAGTGRGIPGMRERAHLAGGWLTAGPDGGSFRVTAFLPYGLALSAPGAEIYAAELVGADE; translated from the coding sequence ATGACTCAATTCCTGAATTACACGCGTACCTGGGGCGCCCCGGCGGCAGCCGCAGTATTTCTGGTGCTCTGGATTATCGGCGAGGCGGGTCGGATGGGCGGAGACTTCTTAACCTGGTCTGGCGTGTTCCCGCTGCTGGCCTTCACTTTGGCCATAGGGCTTGCCTCACGGTTTGCCTATGCTGCAATGCTCATTCCCGCTGCCGTCCTTGGTGCGCAGCTACTCCGCGCGGTACCGCCGTTGGAACCCAATACCTGGCCCATTTACCTGGGCTCCGCCGTCGTTCTCTTTTTTGCCGCGTTCTCGGGAGACAAGTGGCAGCGGGTGGCGGGAATTGCCACCGCGCCTTTCCTCGCCGCCACCATGTCCTACCTGATGCTGAACAGAAGCTACTCGGGAGGAGTTGGCTGGCTGCCGGTTTACGGTGTCTCGTGGCACACAATGCGGGATTTCTGGATTCTGTATACCTCCTTCTTGCTGGTCCTCCTGACCGTTGGGTGGCTGGCTGGCTACGCACTTCGGGGCTGGGAGGAGCGCCGCACCCTGTCTGCGGAACGGACGGCGGCCGTGGACACGCTGAAGGCCACCGAAGTGGATCTGATCGTGGAACAGGAGCGCACCCGGATTTCCCGCGACCTGCACGATGTCCTGGCCCACTCGCTGGCGGTAATCGCGGCCCAGGCGGACGGATCCCGGTATCTGGGCAAGGATCAGCCACAGCCTGTGCTTGACGCGCTGGAGAACATAGCTTCGTCTGCACGCCGCGCCCTGACGGATGCCCAACGCGTGATCGAGGGGGTGGGCGACGGCGGGTCCGCTCTCCCGCAACCGAGGCTGGAGGATATTGAGAAACTGCTGGAACAGCAGGGCAGCAGCCTGCTGGTGGAGCGCACCGAATCCGGAACCCCGGTGGAACTTCCGGAGGGCCAGCAGATGGCCGTCTTCCGGATTGTCCAGGAGTCCTTGACCAATGCCCTGCGCCACGGCGGGACAGGCACCCGGGTAACCGTGCATCTGGATTGGAGCGGTCCCGGACTTTCGCTGCAGATAGCCTCCTATGCGGATCGACCCGGAAAACCGGCCACCGGAGCCATCACGACGGCTGGCACCGGCCGCGGCATCCCCGGCATGCGGGAGCGGGCCCACCTTGCCGGTGGGTGGCTTACGGCCGGTCCGGACGGAGGCAGCTTCCGGGTAACCGCGTTCCTTCCCTACGGCCTGGCTCTAAGTGCTCCGGGCGCGGAGATTTACGCCGCGGAGCTGGTGGGCGCAGATGAGTGA
- a CDS encoding VOC family protein, which translates to MERMIFPNLPVANLKTAENFYLGLGFTKNPQFSDERTSAIVISDSIVVMLLQEDFYQGFLPEGDTPHLASAGKEVLNCISCDSRDEVDRFLAACAPGGGAVYAPAEERMPGMYSGSATDPDGHVWEFMWMDPSSVEPPERTFEVSSNATVQEQNSAL; encoded by the coding sequence ATGGAACGCATGATTTTCCCCAACCTGCCGGTGGCAAACCTCAAGACTGCAGAGAACTTCTATCTGGGGCTCGGATTCACCAAGAACCCGCAGTTCAGTGATGAACGCACCAGCGCCATCGTCATTTCGGACAGCATTGTGGTGATGCTGCTGCAGGAGGACTTCTACCAAGGCTTCCTCCCCGAAGGAGATACCCCGCACCTGGCTTCCGCAGGCAAGGAAGTACTCAACTGCATCAGCTGCGACAGCAGGGACGAAGTGGACCGTTTCCTGGCCGCCTGCGCCCCCGGCGGGGGTGCCGTCTACGCGCCGGCTGAGGAGCGTATGCCGGGGATGTACAGCGGCTCGGCAACCGACCCGGACGGACACGTCTGGGAGTTCATGTGGATGGATCCCTCCAGTGTCGAGCCGCCCGAGCGGACCTTCGAGGTTTCCTCCAACGCCACTGTCCAGGAGCAGAACTCCGCGCTTTGA
- a CDS encoding carbohydrate ABC transporter permease produces MLTTVTWVLALIFFSPVLWMVLTSFKQESAAASDPPVFFFAPTLDQYRAVLDSGAGSYFANSAIATGVSTILVVILAVPASYALSIRPVKKTSDVLFFFISTRMLPVVAVIMPIYVIAGQLKVLDNVWTLVVLYTSMNLPIAVWMMRSFFLEVPGEVLEAAQMDGAGLMKTLLRVLMPMVAPGLAATALICVIFAWNEFFFALILTAGQSATVPVFLVSQMTSEGLFLAQLSAASVLASLPVVIAGWVAQKQLVRGLSMGAVK; encoded by the coding sequence ATCCTCACCACGGTGACATGGGTGCTGGCACTGATTTTCTTCTCACCGGTGCTCTGGATGGTGCTGACCTCCTTCAAGCAGGAGTCCGCCGCCGCATCCGATCCGCCGGTGTTCTTCTTCGCCCCCACGCTGGACCAGTACCGGGCGGTACTGGACAGCGGGGCCGGAAGCTATTTCGCCAACTCGGCGATTGCCACCGGCGTCTCCACCATCCTGGTGGTCATCCTGGCGGTGCCGGCCTCCTATGCCTTGAGTATCCGGCCGGTGAAAAAGACCTCGGACGTGCTGTTCTTCTTTATCTCCACCCGCATGCTGCCGGTCGTGGCCGTGATTATGCCGATCTACGTGATTGCCGGGCAGCTGAAGGTATTGGATAACGTGTGGACGCTGGTGGTGCTGTACACCTCGATGAACCTGCCCATCGCCGTGTGGATGATGCGCTCGTTTTTCCTGGAAGTGCCCGGCGAGGTGCTCGAGGCGGCGCAGATGGACGGAGCCGGGCTGATGAAGACCCTCCTGCGGGTCCTAATGCCCATGGTCGCCCCCGGCCTTGCCGCGACGGCATTGATCTGCGTGATCTTCGCCTGGAACGAGTTCTTCTTCGCGCTGATCCTTACGGCGGGCCAATCGGCTACGGTCCCGGTCTTCCTGGTGTCCCAGATGACCAGCGAAGGCTTGTTCCTGGCGCAGCTCTCGGCGGCGTCGGTGCTGGCTTCGCTGCCGGTGGTGATTGCCGGATGGGTGGCGCAGAAGCAGCTGGTCCGCGGCCTGTCCATGGGCGCAGTCAAGTAA
- a CDS encoding metal-dependent hydrolase, with protein sequence MSLPKTDTAVTYPAGALTGTGAVLHLETLPGGRLAVLLDTTPVHPVDAGWPDQGPDLATLTTPDGREVPVLDCVLGATDGTALFLGRDIPVRKGTEGWVFAVVHVLSGDTGIAEGDRVGVRVDGEHRAALSAGHTACHLASLALNRQLAGAWKKEVQVDAAGNPNFDALAIETSTILPGGSRDVYRVGKSLRRKGFLPDALLTDLAAVEKGVNAVLAEWVASDAEVRIERKSDLLTGMRRWVCELPGGSVSIPCGGTHLASLAAVSEIEVRLSCEPGEGAAEVVMDTICTRTGSA encoded by the coding sequence GTGAGCCTGCCGAAAACCGATACCGCCGTCACCTATCCCGCCGGAGCCCTGACGGGCACGGGAGCCGTACTCCACTTGGAGACACTGCCGGGCGGAAGGCTTGCGGTGTTGCTGGATACCACTCCCGTTCACCCGGTGGACGCCGGCTGGCCGGACCAGGGGCCGGACCTGGCCACGCTAACGACGCCGGACGGCCGTGAGGTACCCGTGCTTGACTGCGTGCTCGGGGCCACGGACGGCACCGCACTGTTCCTGGGCCGGGACATCCCGGTCCGCAAGGGCACCGAGGGCTGGGTGTTCGCGGTGGTTCATGTGCTGTCGGGGGATACCGGCATTGCGGAGGGAGACCGTGTCGGGGTCCGGGTGGACGGCGAACACCGGGCCGCGCTTTCGGCCGGTCACACAGCCTGCCACCTGGCGTCCCTGGCCCTGAACCGGCAGCTCGCCGGCGCCTGGAAGAAAGAGGTGCAGGTGGATGCGGCGGGTAACCCGAACTTCGACGCCCTGGCGATCGAAACATCGACGATTCTGCCCGGAGGCTCCCGGGACGTTTACCGGGTGGGGAAATCACTGCGGCGGAAGGGCTTTTTGCCGGACGCGCTGCTGACGGACCTGGCGGCCGTGGAAAAGGGTGTGAACGCAGTGTTGGCCGAGTGGGTGGCCTCCGACGCAGAGGTCCGCATCGAGCGGAAATCGGACCTTCTCACCGGTATGCGGCGCTGGGTCTGCGAACTGCCCGGCGGCTCGGTCAGCATTCCCTGCGGCGGCACCCATCTGGCCTCGTTGGCGGCTGTTTCCGAGATTGAAGTGCGGTTGAGCTGCGAACCCGGCGAGGGAGCCGCGGAAGTAGTTATGGATACCATTTGCACCCGCACCGGATCGGCTTAG
- a CDS encoding alpha-hydroxy-acid oxidizing protein has translation MSKNYGDYQLGIYMNGARGVLPDLPMSSAGMEELAESRMDPRILGYVAGGAGNEHTQRANVAAFERLGIMPRMLVGAAQRNMGIDLLGHRLPSPLFFAPVGVLGAVADDGDLATAAASAELGIPMVASTLSSAPLEQVRAAAGETPGLFQLYPPADRELAESLVHRAEAAGYSGIVITLDTWVNGWRPRDLSAAYLPMLSGQCLANYLTDDRFRKLLADQGSPDPAAAVMLWASLFGNPTMTWEDLDWFRSMTSLPIILKGICSPEDARRALDGGMDGIYCSNHGGRQANGGIPAIDCLPGVVEAADGAPVLFDSGVRSGVDALRALALGATAVGIGRPYVYGLAAGGQAGITHVMRSLLAEADLTMAVNGYPDLASLRGSLHRL, from the coding sequence ATGAGCAAGAACTACGGCGATTATCAGCTTGGCATCTACATGAACGGCGCACGCGGCGTCCTGCCGGATCTGCCGATGAGCTCGGCCGGCATGGAGGAGTTGGCAGAAAGCAGGATGGATCCGCGGATTCTGGGTTACGTTGCGGGCGGTGCCGGAAACGAGCACACCCAACGTGCCAATGTGGCTGCCTTTGAGCGGCTTGGCATCATGCCGCGCATGTTGGTCGGAGCCGCCCAGCGCAACATGGGCATTGATCTGCTGGGCCACCGGCTGCCGTCTCCCCTGTTCTTCGCTCCGGTGGGCGTGCTGGGTGCCGTGGCCGACGACGGCGACCTGGCGACGGCTGCGGCTTCCGCGGAGCTGGGCATCCCGATGGTTGCCTCCACCCTCTCCTCCGCTCCGCTGGAACAGGTCCGTGCAGCCGCCGGTGAAACCCCCGGGCTCTTCCAGCTCTACCCGCCCGCCGACCGGGAGCTGGCCGAGTCCCTGGTGCACCGTGCCGAAGCAGCCGGGTACTCGGGCATCGTCATCACGTTGGATACGTGGGTGAACGGCTGGCGGCCCCGCGACCTCAGTGCCGCGTACCTGCCGATGCTTTCGGGCCAGTGCCTGGCCAATTACCTGACCGATGACCGCTTCCGGAAGCTCCTGGCCGACCAGGGGTCACCGGATCCCGCCGCTGCCGTCATGCTGTGGGCCTCACTGTTCGGCAACCCCACGATGACGTGGGAGGACCTGGACTGGTTCCGATCCATGACGTCGCTGCCGATCATCCTCAAAGGTATCTGCTCCCCCGAAGACGCCCGGCGCGCACTGGACGGCGGAATGGACGGCATTTACTGCTCCAACCACGGCGGACGGCAGGCCAACGGCGGCATCCCGGCAATTGACTGCCTTCCGGGCGTCGTTGAAGCGGCCGACGGCGCGCCCGTGCTTTTCGATTCAGGCGTGCGGTCCGGTGTGGACGCGCTGCGGGCACTGGCACTCGGGGCCACGGCGGTGGGGATCGGCCGGCCCTATGTCTACGGTCTGGCGGCGGGCGGGCAGGCGGGAATCACCCATGTGATGCGCAGCCTGCTCGCTGAAGCGGACCTGACCATGGCGGTCAACGGCTACCCGGACCTGGCCTCGCTGCGCGGATCCCTTCACCGGCTCTAG
- a CDS encoding GNAT family N-acetyltransferase, with product MSASLPQRSVLSGRFVRLEPLTLDLIPDLHRAIAVPEVFAGGYGGGPAGLHTDLDGFTAWAQAYYRWNELPFAVRLVHGNHPGAVVGTSSLADLDLSGESVQLGWTAYAPAVWGTAVNAETKLLLLGSAFDAGFRRISIQADSLNARSRAAISGIGAVFEGIRRRDKRRADGSWRDTAVYSVLSDEWPAVRAGLEERLERFAAGRQDAPPPLE from the coding sequence ATGAGCGCCTCACTGCCCCAACGCTCGGTTCTTTCCGGCCGGTTTGTCCGGCTCGAGCCGCTCACCCTTGACCTGATCCCGGACCTGCATCGAGCCATTGCGGTACCGGAGGTCTTTGCCGGCGGCTACGGCGGCGGTCCGGCCGGCCTGCACACCGATCTGGACGGGTTCACAGCGTGGGCCCAGGCCTACTACCGGTGGAATGAGCTGCCGTTCGCGGTGCGGCTGGTCCACGGAAACCATCCGGGCGCCGTCGTGGGAACCAGCAGCCTCGCTGACCTGGATCTGTCGGGCGAATCCGTGCAGCTGGGGTGGACCGCCTACGCTCCCGCTGTCTGGGGAACGGCGGTCAACGCGGAAACGAAGCTGCTCCTGCTCGGCTCCGCCTTTGACGCCGGTTTCAGACGGATCAGCATCCAGGCGGACTCGCTCAATGCCCGTTCCCGTGCGGCGATCAGCGGGATCGGTGCCGTCTTCGAGGGCATCCGGCGCCGGGACAAACGCCGCGCCGACGGCAGCTGGCGGGACACCGCGGTGTACTCGGTCCTGTCCGACGAATGGCCCGCAGTCCGCGCCGGACTTGAGGAACGGCTGGAACGTTTCGCCGCGGGTCGGCAGGATGCCCCGCCGCCGCTGGAGTAG
- a CDS encoding DUF1295 domain-containing protein — protein MDPVRVCFEIFTAACAGTWVLSLLTREYSWTDRIWSIVPLAYLWVFAVASDGDHRVTLMAVLVTLWGVRLTFNFARKGGYAPGGEDYRWGILRQRLKPWQFQAFNLLFISIYQNVVIWVMTLPVLTAYQHPGALTGWDWLLAVLFLAALASETVADQQQWNFQQWKKALRTAGRIPSADFLQTGLFRYSRHPNFFFEQLQWWLFYGFAVTASGEWLHWTLAGPVLLTLLFAGSTAFTESISLARYPDYARYRRRTSPLVPLPPRLGSKHAR, from the coding sequence ATGGACCCGGTTCGCGTTTGCTTCGAGATATTCACCGCCGCCTGCGCCGGAACCTGGGTGCTCTCACTGCTCACCCGGGAATACTCCTGGACGGACCGCATCTGGTCCATAGTTCCGCTGGCCTATTTATGGGTTTTTGCCGTTGCGTCCGACGGCGACCACAGGGTAACGCTGATGGCGGTCCTGGTTACGCTCTGGGGCGTCCGGCTGACGTTCAATTTTGCCCGCAAGGGCGGTTACGCCCCGGGCGGCGAGGACTACCGGTGGGGGATCCTGCGCCAACGGCTGAAGCCGTGGCAGTTCCAGGCCTTCAACCTGCTGTTCATCAGCATCTATCAGAACGTCGTCATCTGGGTGATGACCCTGCCGGTGCTGACCGCCTACCAACACCCCGGAGCACTCACGGGCTGGGACTGGCTGCTGGCGGTCCTGTTTCTGGCCGCACTGGCTTCAGAGACCGTGGCGGACCAGCAGCAGTGGAACTTCCAGCAGTGGAAAAAGGCCCTGCGGACCGCCGGACGTATTCCGTCGGCCGACTTCCTCCAAACAGGACTGTTCCGGTACTCGCGCCATCCGAACTTCTTCTTTGAACAGCTCCAATGGTGGCTCTTCTACGGTTTCGCCGTCACCGCCTCGGGGGAGTGGCTGCATTGGACGCTGGCAGGCCCGGTCCTGCTGACCCTGCTCTTCGCCGGGTCCACCGCCTTCACCGAGAGCATTTCCCTGGCACGCTACCCCGACTACGCACGGTACCGGCGCCGGACCTCCCCACTCGTTCCGCTTCCTCCACGGCTAGGTTCAAAGCACGCCCGCTAG
- a CDS encoding response regulator transcription factor, which yields MSEAKAGAAPITVALVDDQPLFRTGIQMLIRSQQDLAYCGSAGNGMEAVELAEAACPDIMLMDLRMPVVDGITATRRIMAAADEAGRERPKVIALTTFNRDQAVVEAVRAGASGYLLKSAEPEFLLSAIRTVYAGYSVVAPGSAHDLFAHLTRSADPAEPDTAAIAELTAREKDVFLLVAKGLSNADIAGSVFLSEATVKTHIRRIQDRLGLATRISMVAFAYEHRLLG from the coding sequence ATGAGTGAGGCTAAGGCCGGCGCCGCCCCCATCACTGTGGCGTTGGTGGATGACCAGCCGCTGTTCCGGACCGGTATCCAAATGCTGATCCGCTCGCAGCAGGACCTGGCCTACTGCGGCAGCGCCGGCAACGGGATGGAAGCCGTGGAACTGGCCGAAGCCGCGTGCCCGGACATCATGCTGATGGACCTGCGCATGCCCGTGGTGGACGGCATCACAGCCACCCGTCGCATCATGGCAGCAGCGGACGAAGCCGGGCGGGAGCGGCCGAAGGTGATTGCCCTGACCACCTTCAACCGGGACCAGGCCGTGGTGGAGGCCGTCCGCGCCGGCGCCAGCGGCTACCTGCTCAAGAGCGCCGAGCCGGAGTTCCTGCTTTCCGCCATCCGGACCGTCTATGCGGGCTATTCCGTGGTGGCCCCCGGATCGGCCCATGACCTCTTTGCGCATCTCACCCGCAGCGCGGATCCGGCGGAACCGGACACGGCGGCCATCGCCGAGCTGACCGCGCGGGAAAAGGACGTGTTCCTGCTCGTGGCTAAGGGGCTCAGCAATGCGGACATTGCGGGCAGCGTGTTCCTTTCAGAGGCCACGGTGAAGACGCATATCCGCCGTATCCAGGACCGGTTGGGTTTGGCTACGCGGATTTCGATGGTGGCCTTCGCGTATGAGCACCGGCTGCTGGGCTAA